In one Silene latifolia isolate original U9 population chromosome 10, ASM4854445v1, whole genome shotgun sequence genomic region, the following are encoded:
- the LOC141608283 gene encoding F-box protein CPR1-like, with translation MAMLPLELILEEILPKLPAKSLLRFKCVSKHFQIVISSPNFILHHSLGSATSRLLITSTRSGLHYCDLEPPENPLIPLPIPEFFKPGLYCQIIGCCNGLLLLGCGNNNTNFLLMNPSTGFYTVIPGGNELVCYCNYGFGYDAINDDYKIVIFDGYNGLHVANLKDKLWRYLGDDDLFDVAYGNRVAAVFDNHLCHWLVWCELQNKHRIICFHLCFEIWTTEVPLPDFKDNAADNSGTTSHFANLLVENCRDGRNDVTALHVLDGFLSVLTQSKTVDNGYDVWVMKEYGIKESWVKLFGFSDSHSTPLAFGRGSSSKVLCKVRVSGKYRVKWYNVREKQYNNAEIYDVHGVEHLYQVCVVNGSLLTVPGGKRIRDNGRVDSESGDNQGQL, from the coding sequence ATGGCAATGCTTCCATTAGAATTAATCCTTGAAGAAATCCTCCCCAAATTACCTGCCAAATCTCTCCTTCGTTTCAAATGCGTCTCCAAACATTTCCAAATCGTAATTTCTTCCCCAAATTTTATCCTCCATCACTCTCTCGGCTCTGCTACCAGTCGCCTCCTCATCACCTCCACGAGAAGTGGGCTCCACTACTGCGATCTCGAGCCGCCGGAAAACCCGCTTATACCCCTTCCCATACCTGAGTTTTTCAAACCCGGCCTATATTGTCAGATAATCGGTTGTTGCAATGGCTTACTCTTACTTGGTTGCGGTAATAATAACACCAATTTTTTGTTGATGAACCCGTCTACCGGGTTCTATACTGTCATCCCCGGTGGCAATGAGCTGGTTTGCTACTGTAATTACGGGTTCGGGTATGATGCTATTAATGATGACTATAAAATTGTCATATTTGATGGCTATAATGGCCTTCATGTTGCCAATTTGAAGGATAAGTTATGGCGTTACCTTGGTGATGATGATTTATTTGACGTAGCATATGGTAATCGGGTGGCTGCTGTTTTTGATAACCATTTATGTCATTGGTTGGTCTGGTGTGAATTACAGAACAAACATCGAATAATTTGTTTCCATCTTTGTTTTGAAATTTGGACAACCGAAGTTCCTTTGCCTGATTTTAAAGATAACGCTGCTGATAATTCTGGTACTACCTCGCATTTCGCTAATTTATTGGTTGAGAATTGTCGGGATGGACGAAATGACGTGACTGCATTACATGTTTTGGATGGGTTTTTATCGGTGTTGACCCAGAGTAAGACAGTTGATAATGGTTACGATGTGTGGGTTATGAAAGAGTATGGAATTAAAGAATCGTGGGTTAAGTTATTCGGGTTTTCAGATTCACATAGTACTCCTCTCGCTTTTGGCAGAGGATCAAGTTCGAAAGTGCTTTGTAAAGTTCGTGTATCTGGGAAATATCGAGTTAAATGGTACAATGTTAGAGAGAAACAATATAATAATGCAGAAATCTATGATGTTCACGGCGTTGAGCATTTGTATCAAGTTTGTGTTGTTAATGGAAGCCTTCTGACTGTTCCCGGTGGAAAAAGAATTCGTGACAACGGTCGGGTGGACAGTGAGAGTGGTGATAATCAGGGACAACTCTAG